The Nymphaea colorata isolate Beijing-Zhang1983 chromosome 5, ASM883128v2, whole genome shotgun sequence DNA segment CAGAGTGAATTTTGAGACGTTTAAACTGAGAAAGTCAAGAGATTAACATTTGTTTGCTTAAAATGAGATTACTATCCCCGCAAGATGTAAGAGGTTTACTAAGCAATAATCTCTCCTCTATTCAAACTTTGGGTTTACTAAAATCACCTAGTAAGTTGTAAGAGGGAAACGTAAAAGTAGTTGAAAACTTAATTTGGATCAAGTCTTAGTCCTAGCATTATGTTCTTCAACATTTCTCACTGCATGTACCGTAAGAATTTGGTTGTTGGGGCTCAACTTCAtgcaaaaaaagaacaaaaggaggTTTGGGTTTTATACAAGTAATTTCAAACCTTGAAAGGTTGTTAAGAGTTCAAACAAATATTGAATCAAAGTCAATTTTGCGGCAATGGTTTGCTATGTTCCTATATTCAGCCTTAGCACTCGATCTAGCAACACTATGTTGCTTTTTAGCAATTCAAGACACACATTTTGCCCCAAGAAATACACAAACCCGATTATTGATCTTCTTATTTGTTGGCATCCAACCcaatcaaaatatcaaaagacATAAATCAAGACTACTTTGATGTAAAATTTGAAGTCTCATGCCAATAGTCTCTTTAATATATCACAGTGTATGCTTTATGGAAATGATTTGCATGTGGTTGATGGATAAATTCACTCACATAgttcaaaacaaaagaaatctaGAAAGCATAACATATTGAAAAGAACCCACTATCTTCCTATAGAGAGTTGGATCATGAAAGACCTTATTCCCCTGTGCTTGCCGAGGTGCCTTGGAACTCATGGGAGTGTTGGTAGGTTTACAATCTTCCAATTTTcgctctttcaagaatatcttTAATATATTTAGATTAATGGCACAAGAAAATTCCATATGGGTTCCATGTGATTTCAATGCCCAAAAAAGTATGTGTCGGCGAATGTCCATGActgaaaatttcttatttaagcttgaaaataaattattctaATATGACTCTACAGTCTCCTATAAGCACCATATGAACAATACAAACAAGCAATTAACTTATAGTTTTTGAATTCTGGCGTAGGATGAAACCATATCAAGAAGAAAAGAGCTAAATAACCAGGCTCGAGAGGcttgtttcaatccataaagCGAATGTTTGGGTTTTGAAGAATTTTTGTAACCCATTGATTGTAGCTTATGTATGTCTTCAATGCTATCATGAAGCAAGACATTTTTAATGTCCAAGTGCCTTATTTTCCACTATTTGATTAGGGCAATAGTAAGAACAATGTGAATTCTAGTTGGTCACTTGACAGGAAAAGGTTTCATGAAAATCCATTCCTTCAATTTGATTAAAACTGCTTGCtaccaaacaaaatttcaatttaccTAGGCTGTCGTTAGCTTTAAGCTTGATCTTTAAAACCCATTTTGATCAAACTATGTTCATGTTGAGATCACAAGGAACCAATCTCCAGGTTTTGGTTTATGATAAAGCTCTTGTTTCTTCATCCATGGCTTCTTTCCATCCATGGTGTTAGAGAGCATGTTGAATAGGCTGGGGTTCTCTTGAAATTTCAAGGCACAAaggattttttgtatttatgatTTGATTTACATGTTCCCACCATGGACCGGGTAATCACGGTTCTAGAGGGGACAACATTGGGGTAGACGTCGAAGGAGCTTCATTGTGGACATGGAGTAAACATTCATTTTCCTCTTGTGGCTGCATCTCATTAGAATTAGGATCAACATTGACCttaaaagattttagagagtAAAGGAGAGCACACACATCAATAAATGCACAAGAGATTTTTACGCTGTTTGGTCTTGGACCTACATCCACAGAGAAATAAACCTCTCAGTTCTTTTATTCTATTTCTTGAGTTTTTACATACTATACATTCTATATACATCCCAAATAGTCGTGGTAAGCACCAACATCCTTTTCAATGTCAAAaagcttttcttccttttatgtTGGATTCACTACTGAATCTAATAAGGAAATTCCTCTTCTTCAGAGTAAGCTTCCTTACTTGATGTTTGACCCTCCTTTAGCAGCttcatctctttctattttgaaGAGAACCATTGGACCTTCATTTCTGTTAACACCCCTCATTAATCTCACTGTATCATTGATAAGGTTGAGCTTGGTGACATTTAATTTTGGTACAATTACACCATTATACTTCTTCAACAAAGGCTTCATCATGATATCAACAATTTGGTCCTTGGttgaaatatattgaatggaTAATTCTCCTTTTGCTAGCTTGTCTCTAACAAAATGAAGATTAGTTTTAATATGCTTGCATCAATAATGATATATGGGATGTGATGGTAGATATGAAGCTCCAACATTGTCGCACCAAACAATTGTCTACCTTGATGATTTGATTCCAAGCTCTTGTAGTAAGAATTGGATCCAAATAATTTCAGCTGTTATGTTTGCAATGACATTATATTATGCTTCTATGCTTGATTGGAagaccacattttgtttcttagaACTCCATGAAACTAGGGtttctctaaaaaaaaacaatgtacTCACTTGTAGATTTTCTATCATTTGAGCAACCGGCCCAGTCGGCATCGCTATATGCTGAAATGTTCATATTCATGTAAGATTTTAGGCACAATCCATAGTCAAAAGTCTACATTAGGTACCATAAAATTCTTTTTACTACCGCCCAATGGATGTCAATGGGATTATGCACATATTGATAGACTTTATTAACTGCGAAAGAGATACTTGGTGTAGTCATTGTAGCATATTGTAGTGCTCAAACAATGCTTCTGTATAGACTTGGATCCTAAAAAGTGAATCCTGATTATAGGTTTAGCTCCTATCATTTTGCTTTCTTGAGTAactctaaaacatatttttgctAAGATAAAATTAGACCATGAGATGTATTTTTCACTTCAATCCCCAAAAATAATGTAGATTGCCTAAGTCTTTGACTGTTAACTCTGATATGAATGATGATATAAGTCTTTGAATATGCGAATTAGAGCTTCTTGTCACTATGATATGATCTACATAGGTGAAGACATATACCACCACACTTGTTTCTCTATAGATAAATAATGACGTGTTTACCTTGGCTCCTTGAAGTCCCAtctcgagaaaaaaaaaaacatttaggCAAGAAAACTAGGCATTTGGGGTTTGTTTTAAGTCATAGAGAGCACTATGTAATTTGCAAACATGATTAGGATAATTCTTGTCTTCAAATGCTGGTGGTTGACACACATACACCTCTTCTTCTAACGTACTATGAAAAAAAGCATTTTGGATATCTAGTTGATTAATTTCCCATTTGTAACTTAAAGCAGTAGTGAGCACCATTTCAATAGTTGTGGGTTGGTCTACTGAATGGCTTCTTTTTAGTGCTCGTTAGCGAGGGCCTCTTGGAGAGCATTGGGTTCAGTGTCAATGGTTGGATTGAGGGATGTAGATAGGATCAAGGGATGCATTGTTGTAACATGGGACTCACAGTTCATATATTTGGTATTGGGTTTGACAATACCAACTTGAGATTCAGTTGTCATCCTACGTGTCCTAATAAGTTCAGTTGTAGGCTGAACAATTTTAGGCTCAATATTGCTTTCGTGATCCTCGGTTGGAGGTTGGTTGACTAAGGGACCAGGGTGGTCTATGGTTCCAATAGCTTGAATTATATTGGGATCAATACAGAGAACAAGTGGTGGTGACGGATTACTAGAAACATGATCAACATCTTGCTTTTCTTCCTTAAAGGAGAACACTACTTCATTGACAACAACATGACGTGAAATAaagtttttcttattctttaaATTCATGCAATAGTAGCCCTTGTATTGAGATGCATACCCAAGAAAAGCACATCTTTCATATCTaaattcaagcttgtgattcaCATATGGTCACAAGTAATGGtgggcatgcgattaataagataaACAACAAAACTAAAATCATAAGACCAATAATTTTTAAGAACATTTGCTTCATCTAACAAAGACAAACCagtttcaacaatatgtcttTGTCGCCCTTCAGCATTTCCATTCTGTTCAAGGGTGTGTTGGCAGTTATACCATTCTTAGACAACAAGAATTGTAAAGCCAAAATATTCTCCACCCCTATCAGAATGTAAAATACTTGATCTTGTGTGCTGTATGATTTTCAGCAAgagcttttaaaaatttaaaggcAACTTTAACGTCAGTTTTTAacttaaacaaataaattcatATGTACCTCAAAAAGGcatcaatgaaaataaaataataataataaccaTTTGTACTCTTGATCGGGGTAGGATCCTAGACATCAGAGTACACAATATCATAAGGTTTTTGTGCCTTGTAAGTTAGTTTGAAAAGGAAGTTTATGGCTTTTCATCTTATGATAACCCTCACACAAAGAAGTAGTAAGTAAGACATTATGACATAAATCAAAACTATTTAGAGCATGCCTAACCATAGCAAAATCTGGATGGCCAAGTCTTTTGTGCCAAGTCTCCAATGACTTTTTCTCACTACTCATGGCCTCTTTATTCTTGTTggcaaaattaattttgtaaaGGCCATTATGGCTGGTTCCTTGCTGCAACACCTTCCCGAACTGGTCCTTAACATAACACATGTCAGGAAGGAATTTAATATAGATATTATTATCTCAACAAAATATTTGTATAAAAAGCAAATCTCCAGTTATGCTTGGAAAATgcaaaatataatttaaaatcaaatcatTACAAAGCAAGGCATGGTTGAATTAGTATGGAGGATAGGCAAACCTATTCCTTCGCCAACGTTTAGTGTGTCCCTTCCTTGATAGCCTGAGTGCACCAATAGATTATTGATGTCATTAGTGACAGGGTAGGTTGCAGGGTACCAATTGTCCTCTCCAACCTACTGGTCTGAAGCACTTCTAGAGGTGACATGAAAGGCTTGAGGTTTGTGCTCTTGTTCTTAACAAGATTTAGGTGTAGCAGTTTTTAGTTACATGTCCTACCTTCTCACAAATTTGGCATACTGGATGTTCCTTCccttgaaaatttctattttgttgtAATAGTTTTTGCCTTGACTACGGTTTGCTGCTTCTCGTTGTTATTTTTGAAGTTTGCAACTGGTAGTTCAATGTCATCATCATGGTTCTTTAAGATGACTTCTTGCATAAGAGAAGTCCATGGTGGTCATTCAAGCAAACATACTCTATGCATGTCTCCATAATGGTTTTAAATGGAAGATATTCACTAGGCAAGCTTCTAAGAATGTATAAAACTAAATTATCTTCATCAACAAGCTTGGAAACAATAGCTAATTGATGATATATAGATTTTGCCTTTTGAATATATGCATCCATAGAcatgttccttttctttaaatCTTGCAGTTGAGATTGTTAACTGCATGATTTTAGAACGTGAATGAGCCGCATAAGAAGATTTCAAAGAATTCCATACTTCTGTTGAAGATGTTAGACCAATAATTTGAGTTTCAGACAATGATGACTTCATCCAACTTAGTAATATCTGGTCTTGACACAGCCAGTTGAGATAGTCTTGATTGAGCTCTGAATGACCTTAAGGTCGGGGAAAGAGGGAACTTCGGCTCAGCTCAGCTCAGCTCACTTAAGCAGTGGGATTAACTTCCAGCTTAACTGAGTGGACCACAAAGTCCACCAAGTTAATTTTTAACAACCGAACTCTCCATAGAAGACATCCTACTTCCCCTTGTTGTTGTCGGGGAACAGTGGCatagccacattgtggctgcCATAGGcacttgcccacaccagcttcttaaaagttttttatttttaaatagaaattttaaatatttattgttatatatatatataagtgccccaccagatttgagtttgtttaaacaagtgctcctccagccaatttttctggctccgccactggtcgGGGAAttaattagtgtttataaagaTCAGTTTGTAAATCAAATTGGCAGGCTGCTCATTCAATCAGTAAATCAGTCAGTTCACCGATTCATGCAAATCAGTTATGAATAGGCCAAAAATGTTAATATCAtctataaaaaatgatataaaaggCATacaaaaagtaattaaaaataaaataattcaaaatatattaaaaactaGTGGAAACGTGAcatttgaaacccttaaaaTGGCCAATAGGCAGATTCAACCTGAACCAGATAGAGTGGTCTAACTCCATAAACAAGTTGGTTGAGCTCAGTCAGTTCCATTTCTAAAAtggtttttttcactttctatgACCGAACTGCAAACAGCATAATCGGTCACCTTTTTGGATCAAATGAACGAAATTTCCTTAAAACTGGCCTTGTTCAGATAATTGTGCTCTTCGAATTCAGATTCTAGGTTTCTCTCCACGAGTTTTATTTAGTTAATCATTTGTGTATCTTCTGGCGTTCCTATTCTTTAGaacaaattttgggaatcaAACTTATTCCATTGACCAGGCTGCTCTTTAATCTAAATATATAAATCATTGTAACTCGTTTATTTCTAGTAGGTGCTCAAAGATAATTGTTCCTGGCAAATGGAATTCTTCTAGTTATATGTGAAGCATCATAGTGATGTCCAAAACAAAATGCACATTTTAATGAGAGGCTTTTTGTTGTTGGTGTCATTATAACATTTATTTTCGGCTTGATAAATTGGATTTGGCCAAATAAATACTAAGAAACCCCTCAAATACCAAACTCTTGACCTCCATGGACTTGAAGGTCTTGAAAGCCTACCCACCAAGATAGGTGTAGGGAGACctgtcttgatacttgatcCTTTTTTGCTGCATTGCAAGCCGTTCATTTTCAACTCTTGACAGGTGAACAaaatgagtatttcatcctactgctCAACAAGAAAGTCGAAATCCCCACCTCTTCCACCCATCCTCCTATTTTTCAACTCCCGAAAAACGTTTTCACAAAAAGCCACAAAAAGTTAGCTGGCAGGAGCAAGTAAACAGAACAGCAATGTTGAATGCCAATTGCACAGGATGCATTTAGCAATTCAAGGAAGGGAACTTCGGTGGTTCCGAAAATACAACAAGACATTGGGGGTGAATTGGAAATTCTTTAACCAAATAAAGCTGTCATTATAACCGTTTAGTGTCCAACCGTCCAAACCCTGTTTAAATTCAAACCCACCGACACCCCCTCCTTTTAAGTCTCCCTCCCTTCTCGGGCTCCTAGAGGAGGAGCTTCGAGGGACTCGGTCTATGCCAAGAAACcctttccctcccctctctTGAGCCATTCTCCCGTTGATCACCTCCTGTGCTCCCCCACGGCCAGGAATTGCTTTCTTCCTGTCTGGAAGCCTTCTGAATCAGAAAAAGAACAAACCAATGCTCCCCACATGACAGAACCAAAGAATTCAATGCAGAAAATGCGTCACATGGACATGAGGAAGGTTTTCCCTTCATAAAAGCTACTGCCCACAAAGCCCCAGCATCGAAGGCCCGTTGAAACTGGGCGATTTATCCAGGGAAATGGGATTTCACGGGCTTTTGATCAGTTTTCTGTTGGTTTCTGCTGCCGCTTTTGTGAATTCACAGGACATAGATATAGAAGCGCTATCTCCAGCAGAGAGCAACTGCAATGGCATATATCTCTCGTATGCTTTTGGGTATAGACAGAAGGAGTTCCCCCATGTGAAGAACGCCACGGCTCAGGCTTATGCATTTCAGGCCACGGCAACCATACTTAATGCGGGGACAGAGGAGCTCAAGTCATGGAAGATATTCATTGGCTTCCAACATGAGGAGATACTCGTGTCGACGGGACAGGCCGTCCTCGCAGATGGGTCGGAACTTCCGGCTCATGTCGGGAACGGAACGTATTTGTCTGGTTTCCCACAGTCAGATCTAAAGACAGCAATTGATACAGCCGGCGATATGACACAAATTCAGGTGCAGATCGACATCAAAGGCACGCAATTTGGTGTTCGTCCTCCTTCAACTCCAATGCCGAGCACAATTCGCCTGGCTAATGATGGTTACAAGTGCCCTGCTCCGACCCGTCACAGTAAGTAGTGTTTACATTTAGACGAGTAAACTAGGTGATATTGTCCTCACAACTGTCATAAATCATAGTTCTgcaaatatatattcttgaCTTGATGAAAAAACGTGTAGGCAAAAGGAAATAGtctttacattttttcatcACAAGCTTCTTTTCTCGGTCTTGCATGCATTAAAAACAATATGGGTTGTATTTGCTATTGAATTGTGGAGACAATCGTAAGCTTTTTAAGCTGAAACGCCAAAAAAACAGCAACATTTGATGATTCAGAAAACTGAACAGTCCGGACGTGTATTTAAACATTTCTTTCACTATATACAGAGACTGAGATGCATGTGTGTTGCATTAGAGATCCCAAGTTCAAGGTCAAGCGCACAACTACCAAGTTTTTACCTCGACAGGACGGTGACCTGACTATAAATTATGATGTCGTCCAGGCCTATGGAGCAAACTATCTAGCCCAAGTATCAATGTCGAACAATCATCCACTGGGTCGACTTGATAATTGGAATCTGACATGGGAATGGATGAGAGGTGAATTCATTTATAGCATGAAGGGAGCATACACTTTCTCAAAGGACATCTCAGATTGCATCTATGGGTCTGCAGCAAACTATTATCAGGCCATGGATTTCACGCCTGTAATGAATTGTCAAAAGAATCCCATAATAACAGATCTTCCACTAGAGAGATACAATGACACGTCCATAGGAAGGATTCCTAACTGCTGCCGAAATGGAGTCTTGCTTCCATCCACCATGGATCCAAGCAAGTCACAAGCTGCATTTCAGTTACAAGTTTACAAAATCCCCCCCGATTTGAATCGAACAGCTTTGTATCCTCCTCAAAACTGGAAGATCAATGGAGTCCTGAATCCTGATTATCAATGTGCACCACCAATCAGGGTGAGCCCAACAGAGTTTCCTGATCCAAGTGGGTTGTTGTCTACGACACCTGCAGTTGCAAGTTGGCAGATCGTCTGCAATATTACAAGGCCCAAGGAGAAAAATTCGAGATGCTGTGTTTCTTTCTCCGCTTACTACAATGACTCTGTGATTCCATGCAATACATGTGCCTGTGGTTGCCCCGCAGACCCCAATCCTGT contains these protein-coding regions:
- the LOC116254102 gene encoding COBRA-like protein 10 — protein: MGFHGLLISFLLVSAAAFVNSQDIDIEALSPAESNCNGIYLSYAFGYRQKEFPHVKNATAQAYAFQATATILNAGTEELKSWKIFIGFQHEEILVSTGQAVLADGSELPAHVGNGTYLSGFPQSDLKTAIDTAGDMTQIQVQIDIKGTQFGVRPPSTPMPSTIRLANDGYKCPAPTRHKTEMHVCCIRDPKFKVKRTTTKFLPRQDGDLTINYDVVQAYGANYLAQVSMSNNHPLGRLDNWNLTWEWMRGEFIYSMKGAYTFSKDISDCIYGSAANYYQAMDFTPVMNCQKNPIITDLPLERYNDTSIGRIPNCCRNGVLLPSTMDPSKSQAAFQLQVYKIPPDLNRTALYPPQNWKINGVLNPDYQCAPPIRVSPTEFPDPSGLLSTTPAVASWQIVCNITRPKEKNSRCCVSFSAYYNDSVIPCNTCACGCPADPNPVCNPNASPMLLPYEALLVPFDNRTVKAKAWAKIKHYHIPNPIPCGDNCGVSVNWHIYSDYRNGWTARITLFNWETIHFADWFIAVEMKKAYPGFEKVYSFNGTRMEGRNDTIFIQGLPGLNYLIGETNGTNPATDPPVPGKQQSVISFNKKLTPGINVVAGDGFPWKLYFNGEECSLPTEFPIGAGYRSPVSILPLMLLPIIIFVLLMDQLC